The following are encoded together in the Microterricola viridarii genome:
- a CDS encoding GNAT family N-acetyltransferase — translation MTITTSSLTIRPALDSEAAAIGQLTERAFRAGAYGHLPVSDERRALLHDAAGRAASGSLLVAVDEHDTILGTSSVLRADAAYARRANPGEAEVRLLAVDPEARGAGIGEALMRASLEVALEWGATALVLDTGDLNLAAQRLYERLGFEREAVIAGTGSAASLVIYRLPLQQRPDEVLVRLMHDDETDAVASLSERAYSHDYTLNDSYRASIVDVAGRAAEHQVWVAVDTVTGALLGTVSTPRAGATMTDLAEPGEMDFRLLAVSPDARRRGLGELLSRHVLLLGRLRRVSQVVMNSGPEMLGAHKLYAHIGFDRLLDREPVMTFPNGNQLKLLSFGYALTA, via the coding sequence GTGACAATCACGACATCTTCCCTGACCATCCGGCCCGCCCTCGACTCCGAGGCTGCGGCCATCGGTCAGCTCACGGAACGCGCCTTCCGCGCCGGCGCCTACGGCCATCTGCCGGTCAGCGATGAGCGCCGGGCGCTGCTGCACGATGCGGCCGGCCGCGCGGCATCCGGAAGCCTCCTGGTCGCGGTGGACGAGCACGACACCATCCTCGGCACCAGCAGCGTGCTGCGCGCCGACGCCGCCTACGCGCGCCGCGCCAACCCGGGCGAGGCCGAGGTGCGCCTGCTCGCCGTCGATCCAGAGGCGCGCGGCGCCGGCATCGGCGAGGCCCTGATGCGGGCCAGCCTCGAGGTCGCCCTCGAGTGGGGCGCCACCGCCCTCGTGCTCGACACTGGCGATCTCAACCTGGCCGCCCAGCGGCTGTACGAGCGGCTCGGCTTTGAGCGCGAGGCCGTCATCGCCGGCACCGGAAGCGCCGCATCGCTCGTCATCTACCGCCTGCCCTTGCAGCAGCGGCCCGACGAGGTGCTCGTGCGCCTGATGCACGACGACGAGACGGATGCCGTCGCGAGCCTCTCCGAGCGTGCCTATTCACACGACTACACGCTGAACGACTCCTACCGTGCGTCGATCGTCGACGTCGCCGGCCGTGCGGCGGAGCACCAGGTGTGGGTCGCCGTCGACACCGTCACCGGCGCCCTGCTCGGCACGGTGTCGACGCCGCGTGCCGGAGCCACCATGACCGACCTCGCCGAGCCGGGCGAGATGGACTTCCGCCTGCTTGCCGTCAGCCCGGACGCCCGCCGCCGCGGGCTCGGCGAACTGCTCAGCCGGCACGTGCTGCTCCTCGGCCGTCTGCGCCGGGTCAGCCAGGTCGTCATGAACTCCGGTCCCGAGATGCTCGGCGCGCACAAGCTCTACGCCCACATCGGCTTCGACCGCCTGCTTGACCGCGAGCCGGTGATGACGTTCCCGAACGGCAACCAGCTCAAGCTGCTGAGCTTCGGCTACGCGCTCACCGCGTAG